The Streptomyces bacillaris sequence CCGCCGCGATCGCGGTCGGCGGGGAGTCCGTGGCGGTGAAGGGGGCGGAGACGACGTTCGACGCGGTGCTGGACCGGCTGCGCGCCACCGGGCGCGACGCGCTGTACGTGGACACCACCCCGGCCGACCTCCCGGCGGGCTCCATCGCCACGGCCCGGGTGCTGGTCACGGTCGACTCCCTCATGTCGGGCGGTCCCGATGCCCGTTGAGACACCCGTGGCCGCCGCCCCACCCGTCCTGGGGGAGTCCACCGCCCTGTTCACCGAGCTGGTACGGGCCGGGCTCGCCCGGCACGGCGAGGCCGGGGCTCCGCCCCTGGACGTCCAACCCCTCGGCGTACGGGACGCGTTCGGGGCGGAGGACGCCCCGGCCGGCCCGGCCCTCCCCGTGCGCTACTACGGCCGCCACGCCGTCATCGGCCCCTTCCCGACAGCGGACCCCGCAGGTCCCAGCGGGCCCCGACTCCCTTGCTCACGCTGCCTGGAGCGGCGCTGGCAGGCCGTGCGATCAGTCCCCCTGCGCGAGGCGCTGGAGCTGGGGTCGGGGACCCGGGCGGCGGGCCCGTCCCCGTATCTCACGCCCTTCGCGGCGGAGGCGGTGGCCGGGCTGATCGCCGCCCGGCTGACCGGCGGCGGACCGGAGACCGGGGCCTTCCCCGCCGTCCATCTGGTCGACCTCCAGACCCTGGCCGTCCGCCACTACCCGCTCGTCCCGGACCCCGAGTGCCCGGTCTGCGCCACCCCGGAGCCCGACACCGACGCGGCCGCCACGATCACCCTGAAGCCCGCGCCCAAGCTGCGCCCCGGCAGCTTCCGGGTCCGGGACATCGGGACGTACGAGCTGCCGGTCGAGCCGTACGCCAACCCGGTCTGCGGCTCCCTCGGCCCCTCCGTCGTCCAGGACGTCTCCTCCACCTCCACGTCCGCCACCATCGGCTGCTTCTCGATGCGCTCGGGCCCCTATCTGCGCGAGACGTTCTGGGGCGGGCACGCCGACACCTTCGCCGAGAGCGTGCGGATCGGGGTGCTGGAAGGCCTGGAGCGGTACGCGGGGATGCGGTCGCGGGCCAAGCGCGCCCAGGTGCACGCGAGCCTGGACGACCTGCGTGCGGAGGGCCGGGCGGCAGTCGACCCCCGGACCGTCGGCCTCTACTCCGACGCCTTCCACGCCGCCAACCCCCTTGTCCTGCCGTTCACTTCGGACCGGGAGATCCCCTGGGTGCGGGGCTGGTCGCTGCGGGACGAGCGGACGGTCCTGGTGCCGGAGGTGCTCACGTACTACCACGCGCCGGGCCTGGAGAACCGGTTCGTGCAGGAGAGCTCCAACGGCTGTGCGTCGGGCGGGGCGTTGGAGGAGGCCGTCTACTTCGGGCTGATGGAGGTCGTGGAACGGGACGCGTTCCTGCTCTCCTGGTACGGGCGGGCCGCGCTGCCCGAGATCGACCCGCGCACCAGCCGCCGCCCGGCCACCCGCCAGATGGTGGACCGGCTGGAGATGTACGGCTACGAGGCCCGGTTCTTCGACACCCGGATCTCCTTCCCCATCCCCGTCGTCACCGGCGTCGCCGTCCGCCCCGACGGCGGTCTCGGCCGGATGTGCTTCGGTGCGGGCGCCGGACTCGACCCGGAGGCAGCCCTCACCGGGGCCCTCTGCGAGATCGCCACGGACGCCGTCAACCTCCAGGGCCGCACCGAGCGCGACGAGGAGCGGCTGCGGGCGATGGTGTACGACTTCGACAAGGTGGCCGCCCTCCATGACCACCCCCTCGCCTACGGCATCCCGGAGATGGGCGACCACGCGGACTTCCTGCTGGGCACCCCCGGCTCCGTACGCCAACCGCCGCACTCCTTCGAGGAGTTGTACGGGGACGGGCCCGGCGCCCGGCCGGTCCTCCCGGTCTCCGGCGATCTGAGCGAGGACCTCCGGAGCTGCGTGGGCGCCGTCACGGCCGCCGGGTTCGACGTGGTCGTGGTCGACCAGACCATGCCCGAGCAGCGGGCCCTGGGGCTGACCACGGTGAGCGTCCTCGTGCCCGGTCTGCTGCCGATCGACTTCGGCTGGACCCGCCAGCGCGCCCTGCGCATGCCCCGGCTGCGGACCGCGCTGCGCGAGGCGGGGCTGCGGGCCACGGACCTCACCGACGCCGACCTCAACCTGGCCCCGCACCCGTTCCCATGACCGCCCCTTCCTCTCCCCTCTCTCCCGCCCCTCCTGCTGCCTTCCTGCCGTGACCAAGGAGCCCGCCATGGGATACGCCCATGAATACGCCGACGCGATCATGCACCGCGGCCGGGTCCCGATGGACCCCGCCGACTTCGTCCCCAACTGGCAGGACGGGCCCCGGAAGGCCAAGTTCTACCCGGGCGCCGACAGCTTCCCGCTGCCCGACGCCCCGTACCCCGCCGACGCCACGCTCGACCGGGGCCTGTGCACCGAGGGCGCTCCAGGTGAACAGAGCGCAGAAGGAGAGGAGTTCGACCTCGTGACCCTCTCCGGGATGCTCCGCGACTCCTACGGGCTCACCGGCCGCCGCCTGGGCGTCCAGGCCAACACCGACCTGAGCGCCCTGCCCTTCTACCCGCTGGCCAACTGGTCGCGCGGCTCGGCCTCCGGCGGCGGGCTCTACCCGGTCGCCGTCCACTGGGTCTCCGGGCCGAGCGGCCCCGTACCGCCCGGGGTGCACTACTACTCCACCCGCCACCACACCATGCAGCGGCTGCTCACCGGCGATGTGACCGGCCGGGTGCGCTCCGCCCTGGGGGAGGGGGCACCGGGGGCGGAGACCGATCAGTATCTGGTGCTCTCCATCAAGTACTGGCAGAACGCCTTCAAGTACAACAGCTTCTCCTTCCACGCCGTCTCCATGGACCTCGGCGCCTGCGTCCAGACCTGGCGGATGTGGGCGGCGGCCCGGGGGCTGGCCGTCGAGCCCGCGCTCTGGTTCGACGAGGAGCGGCTCGCGGAGCTGCTGGGGGTGGACCCGAAGGAGGAGGGGATCTTCGCGGTCGTGCCGTTGAAGTGGGCCGGATGCGAAGGGAGTCCGGGGCACGCGCCCGCCGCCCCGGTCTCCGTCCGCCGCAAGGACGTCGAGCGCTCCCGTACCGTCCTCACCTTCGACGCGCTCCTGCGGATGCAGGCCGCCACCTCCGCCGACGCCACCGCCCGCCCGGCCCCCGGAGCGCTCGCCCCGGCCGCCGCGCACCCGGTCGACCCGGCGGCCGAGGAGGTCGAACTGCCGCCCGCCCGGCCGCTGGAGACCGACGTCCGCACCGCGCTGCGCGACCGCCGCTCCAGCTTCGGCCGCTTCGACGCCCAGCAGCCGGTCACCCGCCCGCAGTTGGCGGCCTGCCTCGCCGCGGCGGTGGCCGGATCGCGGCTCGGCGGGGACACCGGGGACGTACGGCTGGCGAAGCTGTACGTGTTCGTCAGTCATGTGGAGGGGGTGGAGCCGGGATCGTACGCGTACGACCCCGAGCGGCGCAGTCTGCGGCGGGTGAAGGAGGGGCGGCCGGGGGAGTTCCTCCAGCGCAACTACTTCCTGGCCAACTACAACCTGGAGCAGGCCGGGGCCGTCCTGGTGCCGACCGTCCGGACCACCGCCGTGCTGGACGCGGTCGGGGACCGGGGATACCGCCTGGTCAACGCCACCATCGGGGCCGTCGCCCAGTCCCTCTACACCGCCGCGTCCGCCGTCGACCTGGGCTGCGGGGTGGCCCTCGGCTTCGACAACATCTCCTACATCGAGGAGCTGGGACTCGACGGGACGGGCGAGGCGCCGCTGCTCATCATGATGATCGGCAACGAACGGCCCGCGCCGGCCGACTTCCGCTACGAGATCGCCTGAGCGGGGGAGCCGACATGAGTCTTCCGACGAACGCATCCGGTCTCCGGCCCGCCTTCATGGTCCGGGTCGCCGGGCTGCCGGTCGAGAGCGTGCACGGGCTGCGCTGCCCGGACAGCCGCCGCTGGGCCGACGAAGTGCTCGACGAATCGGCACAGCTGGCGCTGGTCGCGGAGAAGGCCGGGGACCGGCTCCACGACCTGATCGGCGGCAGCGACGACGAACCGCTCCGCCGCGCCCTGCTCAAGCTGCGCCGGGACATCTTCAACAACCGCCTGCCCGCAGCCGATGCGGCCGATGCCCTGCTCTCCCGGGTCCGTGCCCTGGACCCCGCCGCGGCCGCCACCCTCGCGGACTGGCTGACCGGCCGCCGCGCCCTGGACGAGCGGCGCGGGGCGGGGGCCGCGCTGCTGGCCGCCGAGAACGGCCGCAGCCGTGAGGCGCTGCGCGAACTGGCCGGCCACGAGCGGCTGCGCCGGGCCCTGCTGCTCGCCTCCCCGGCCCTGGACGCCCAGCTCGACGCGTACCGGCGGACGGCCCCGGCGGGCGGCGCCCGGCCCGACAAGAAACAGCGCAAGATCGAACGCTCGCTGCTGAGTTACGTGTACCGGACCGCGTGCAAGACGAGCCCGTTCTCCACCTTCACCGGGGTCGCGCTCGGCTCGCTCACCGGCACCGACGGGCTGCGGCTGCGGGTGGACGAGGAGTGGCGGGCGCAGGCCCGGCTCAACGTCGTCGCGCTGGGCCGCCTCGCGGACGCCGTGATCGCGGACCCGGCCCGCCGCGCCGATCTGCCGGTCGCCCCCGCCTCCGGGTGGGGCCGCGACGACGACCGGGTGCGGTATGTGCGGCGGTGGGTGACGGCGGGCGACGACGACACGGCCGTCACGTTCGACGCGGTGAAGGACCGGCTGTTCTTCCTGCGCCGCAGCGGCACCCTGGACCGGCTGCTCGGCCTCTTCGAGGAGCGCCGGGGGAGCGTGCTGAGGTACGGGGAGCTGGTGGAGTGGCTGGCCCGCGACCAGGGGGCCGCCCGCGAGGAGTGCGAGCAGTACCTCGGGGCGCTGCTGGACGTGGGCATGGTCCAGGTGCCGTGTCTGCGGACCGAGGTGCACGACACCGACCCGCTGCGGGCGTTCCAGGGGGCGCTGGGGGGCCTGGAGCGCCCCTGGGCCGACCGGCTCGCGGACCGGCTGGAGGGGCCCGCCCGGTGCGTCGAGCGGTTCGCGGACGCCTCGCCGGAGGAGCGGCGCGCGCTGCTGGACACCCTGCGGGCCCAGCTGCGGGCGGTGCAGGAGGAGGAGCTGGGGGCGGAGCGGGCGAAGGTGCCGCAGACGCTGCTGTACGAGGACGCGGCGGCGGGCGGCCGGGGGCCAGGGGCGGGCGTTCCGGGTGCGCTGGGAGGTGCCGCGGGTGGCCCGGGCGGTGCGGGTGGCCCGCACGCTTCGGGCGGTGCGGGTGGCCCGGGCGCTTCGGGTGGTGCCTCGGCGGGTGTGCGGACGGAGCTGGATCCCGCCGCCTGGGCCGAGCTGGCCGCCGGGCCGCTGGCCGCCGTCGAGCGGGTGCTGCCCGCCTTCGACCTCACCCTGCCGCAGCGGATCACCTTCGAAGGGTTCTTCCTCGCGCGGTACGGGCGCGGAGGCCGGTGCGACGACCTGCTGAAGCTGGTCCACGACTTCCACGAGGACTTCTTCGACCAGTACATGACGTTCACCGCCACCCGCACCCCGTACGGTGCCGACGGCACCTATGTCCCCGAGGTCAACTGGCTGGGCCTGGACCGGCTGCGCGCCCTGGACACGGCCCGGCGCACCTTCACCGCCCGGATGACCGCGCTGTGGGAGGGGGCCGGGCCGGAGGCGGCCGAAGTGCGGGTGGACGACAGCTTCCTGGCCGAGGTCGCCGGGCAACTGGACCGACTGGCGCCGGACTTCGCGCCGATGAGCCACCACCTCCAGATCGCGGACCGGCCCGGCGATCCGCTCGTGGTCCTCAACCGGTCCTACGGGGGCGTCTCGTTCCCCTTCAGCCGGTTCACCCAGCTCTTCGACGGGCTCGACGAGCGGCTCCTGGCCGACGCGGAGACCCTGGTGCCCGAGGGGGCCGTCCTGGCCGAGGTCACCGGCGGCCCGGTCACCAGCAACCTCAACCTGCACGGCAGGCTCGTCCCGTACGAGATCGTCTGCCCCGGCGAACGCGGCACCCTGGAAGCCGGGTTCAGGATCACCCTGGACGACCTCTTCCTGGTCCACGACCCCGAGGACGACCGGCTGGTCCTGCGCTCGGCCCGGCTGGGCCGCGAGGTGATCCCCGTCTACCTCGGCTACCTGGTCCCCCTCGCCCTCCCCGAACTGCCCCGCACCCTGCTCCTCCTCTCCCCGACCTCCATGGCCCCGCTCAACGTCTGGGGCGGGGTCCCCGAGGGCGCGCCGGACGCGGGCGGGGTCACCACCCGGCCCCGGGTCCGGCACGGCTCGCTGGTCCTCAGCCGGCGCAGCTGGAGCGCCCCCGCCACCGCCCTGCCGCTGCACCGGGCCGGGGCGCCGGAGGACGGCTGGTTCCTGGACTGGCACGCCTTCCGGCGCGAACACGGCCTGCCCGACCGGGTCTTCGCCACCGTCTCCGACACCGGGGCCCGGGGCGCGACCGGGGCCAAGCCGCAGTACCTGGACTTCGACAGCCCGCTCTCCCTGGCGGCCTTCGAGGCCCTGATCAGGACCCCGGAGGCCCGGGTGGTGTTCCGCGAGGCGCTCCCCGACGAGGACGCCCTGCACACCGTCTCCGGCCACGGCCGCCATGTCGCCGAACTGGCCGTGGAGACGGCCGTACCCGCCCGCAGGAGGACCCCATGACGCTCCCCACCGCCCCCGCCACCAAGCCTGGGACCACCCCCGGTGCCTGGCAGGCCACCCATGTCTTCTACGCCGCCAACCCCCGCCCCTTCCTCCTGCACTGCGTCCGCCCGCTGGTCGCGGAGCTGGAGGCGGACGGGCTGCTCGCCGGGTACTTCTTCATCAACTACTGGCTGGAGGGACCCCACGTACGTCTCCGCCTCAAGCCGTCGTCGACCGGCGCCGAGGCCGAGGTGGCCCGCCGCACCGGGCAGGCCGTGGACGCGTTCCTCGCGGAGCGCCCCGCGCTGTACGAGGTCGACTCCGGGTTCCTCAACGACTTCTACAACACCCTCTTCGAGATCGAGTTCCCCGGCAGCGAGCGCGGCCACTACATGGACGGCCAGGGCCGGATGAACCTGCGCCCCAACAACTCCCGCCACCGCGAGCCGTACGAGCCGGAGTTCGGGAAGTACGGCGGCCCGGCCGGGATCGAGCTGGCCGAGTGGCACTTCCGCCACTCCAGCGATCTGGTCATCGACGCGCTCGCCACCAAGAACCTCCATCTGCGCACGGTCCTGCTCGGCACCTCGGCCCAGCTGATGATGGTGATGGCGTCGACGTTCCTCCCGGACCGCGACGAACTGACCCAGTACCTGGACAGCTACTACGAGTTCTGGCACCGCGCCTTCCCCGGCACCGGCTTCATCGGCACCGACGAGTACGACCGCAACTACGCCCGGACGGCGGACGGGCTGCGGGACCGGTTCGCCCGCGTCCGGGCCGCCACCGCCCCGCCCGGCAGCGCCCGTTCGCTGCCCGGCTCGCTCGCCGGGTGGGCCGAACACTGCGCCGAACTCCGCGACCGGGCACGGAAGCTGGCCGTCGACGGGGACCTGGTCTTCCGGTCCTGGGACGGTGAGCGGGACGAGCGGATCACCGACCCGGAGATGGCGCTGCCGCTGCTGCTCTCCCCGTACATGCATATGACCAACAACCGGCTGCACGTGACGATCCGGGACGAGGCGTATCTCAGCCATGTTCTGGGCCGGGTCCTCAAGGAGTCCGCATGAGCGCATCCGGGGCCGTGCCCGGGGGGTCCGCCGGGGCTGCCGCCGGGCTCGCCGCCTACCGGCCCGAGCTGCGCCCCCGCGTCCTGCTCAGCGACCCGCTGCTCGACGGGGCCGCGACCGTCCACCTGATCAAGGACACCGGCAGCGGCAACTCCTTCAAGGTCGGGCCCAAGGAACACTTCCTGATCGCCCGCATGGACGGGGAGCGGAGCCTCGCGGAGATCGGTGAGGAGTACGCGGGAGAGTACGGGCGGCGGCTGGGCGACGCCCACTGGCAGCAGATCCTCACCATGCTGGGGACCAAGGGGCTGCTGGCCGGAACGCCCGCGCAGCCCGCGCCGGCCGCCCCGCCCGAGCCGCGCACCCTCCTGCGCGGCACCCTCCCCCTGGTCGCCGACGCCGACGCCACCACCGCCCGCCTCCACCGGGTCTTCGGCTTCCTGCTGACGCCCTGGGCGATGGGGCCGCTGCTGGTGCTGATGGTGGCCATGGAGGCGCTCGTCGTCGCCCATTCCGGCGAATTTCTCATCGCCGTAAGGGAATTGTTCACCAATCCCGTCCTGCTGACCGGCACCGCGACTCTGCTCTGGGTGAGCACCGCCCTCCACGAACTGGCGCACGGAGTGGTGGCCCGGCACTACGGCGGCCGGGTCGCGGAGATCGGGCTGCGGTGGCGGCTCCCGGCCGTGATCATGTACTGCACGGTCGACAACTACCTCTATCTGGACGGTCGTCGGCCTCGCATCGCCACCGCCGTGGCGGGTGCGGTGATGAACCTCCTCTTCCTGCTCCCCTTCTGCGCGCTGTGGATCCTCGCCCCGCTCGACGACGCCACGCGCGAGGCGATCTCCGCGCTGCTGCTCCTCGGCAGCGTCCAGGCGTTCGCGATGCTCGTCCCGCTGCCGCCGCTCGACGGCTACAAGATCGCGAGCCAGCTGGCCGGGGCCACCGGCCTCGCCGCCTCCACCGGCCCCTACCTGCGGCTCGCCCTGCGCCGCGCCCCGGAGGCGGCCGCCTACCCCCGCCGGGCCCGAATCGCCTACCCCGCCTATGCGTTGGGCACGGTGCTGGTTCTCGCCGCTCTGGTCGCGGCGGCCGTCGCGGGCGTCCATCATCTGCTGACGGCCTGATCCCCCTCCGGGCCCCGAAGCCCCGTGTTCCACCCCAAGGAGAGTTCCATGACGTCCACCGCCCCCCGCACCCCCCACGACCCCCCGGTGGAACCGGCCGCCGGGTCCGCCGCCGTCGCGCTGACCGGCGTCCACAAGACGTACGGCACCACCCGGGCTGTCGACGGGGTCTCGCTGACCGTCGAACGCGGGGAGTTCTTCGGGCTGCTCGGGCCCAACGGGGCGGGCAAGACCACGCTCGTCGAGATCATGGAGGGCCAGCGGCGCGCCGACTCCGGGACGGTGGCGGTCCTGGGCGAGAGCCCCTGGCCCCGCAACACCGCCCTGCTGCCCCGGCTCGGCGTGCAGACCCAGAGCTCCTCGTTCTTCGTCCGGCTGACCGCCCGCGAGCACCTGGCCACCATGGCCGCCCTCTACCGGTGCGACGCGGCCGCCGCCGAACGGGCCCTCGCCTCCGTCGGCCTCACCGAGCAGGGCGGCACCCGGGTCGACGACCTCTCCGGCGGACAGCGGCAGCGGCTCGCCATCGCCTCCGCCCTGGTCCACGACCCCGAGCTGATCTTCCTGGACGAGCCGACCGCCGCCCTCGACCCGCAGGCCCGCCGCGCGCTCTGGCAGGTGCTCCGGGACCTCAAGCGCGCGGGCCGCACCATCGTCTACACCACCCACCACCTGGACGAGGCCGAGGCGCTCTGCGACCGGGTTGCGATCATGGTGGCGGGCAAGGTGGCCGCGCTCGACAGCCCCGGTCGGCTCATCGCCGCCTCCAGCCCCACCACCCGGCTGCTCGTCCCGGCCGACCGGCTCAGCGTGGCGCGGGCCCGGGCCATCCCGGGCGTGGACCGGGTCACCGAGGAGGGCGGCTCGGTCGTCCTGGAGACCCTCACCTCGGGCCCGGTGCTCGCGGCCGTCGACGGGATCGCGGGGCTCCAGGGCGTACAGACCAGGACGGCGAGCCTGGAGGACGTCTACCTGGCGCTGACCGGTGCCCAGGCGCCCGGGCAGCAGCCGCAGGCCCAGCCGCCGGCGTAGCCCTCCCGCCCCTGCCGGCGCCCCCGGCGAACCTGCTGACGCCCCTCGCGAACCACCGATACGGAGACACCCCCATGAGCGCCTACACCGCGCTGAGCCAGGCCGGATACCGGGCCTACACCCGCGACCGCACCACCCTCTTCTTCACCTTCGCCTTCCCGCTGATCTTCCTGGTCGTCTTCGGGCTGATCTTCCACGGCCAGACCGTCGAGGAGAGCGGCAAGCCCTACATCAACTACATCGCGCCCGGCGTCCTCTCCTGGGGCGTCGGCAATGCCGCCGTCTTCGGCGTCGGGTTCGTCCTCATGCAGTGGCGGCGCGACGACATCCTCCGGCTGATCCGGATGACGCCCACGCCCGTCTCCGCCGTCCTCGCCTCGCGCTACGTGCTGGCGCTCGGCATCGGGGCCGTCCAGGCCGTGCTGTTCGTCGCCGTAGCCCTACTGCCCTCCTTCGGGCTCCAGTTGGACGGCCGCTGGCCACTCGCGGTGCCGGTGCTGGTGCTCGGCATCACCGCGTTCCTCGCGCTCGGCGTCATCGTCGGCAGCTACGCGAAGACCCCGGAGGCGGTCGCCGCGGTCGCCAACTGCCTGATGATTCCCATGGCGTTCCTCTCCGGCTCGTTCTTCCCGCTCGACGCCATGCCCGGCTGGATGCAGAGCCTCTCCCGCGTCCTGCCGCTCCGCTACCTCAACGACGGGGTCTCCGGCGCGCTGACCGGCGGCGGCTCCCTGTCGGACATCGGCGTCGCCTGCGCGGTGCTCGCCGGATTCGCCCTCGTCCTCGGTGCGGTGGCGCTGAAGACCTTCCGCTGGAGCGACAAGTCATGACGACGGTGACCGCCACAACTCCGCTGGACCAGGCGCGCGTCCAGCTCCAGGGCGCCCTGGCCGCCCGCCACTCCCGTACGGCCTCCGGCAGCGGCCTGCCCGCCCCGTACGTCGTGCCGCTCGGGGCCGCCGACACCCTCGGCTTCGGCCACCCGGACCCGTACGCCGACACCCGCCCGGCCGCCAACGTCCAGCTCACCTCCCGGGCCGTGCTGATCGGCCCCTGGGGCGGCGGGCCCTCGGACACCGCGTGCGGGCAGTGCCTGGCGATGCGGTGGCAGCGGCTGCGCAGCCGGTCGGAGCGGGAGGCGCTGGAACTGGGCCACGAGCCGCGGGGGGCGGTGCACTGGCCGGTGCTGACGGAGTACGCGGTGGACGCGGTGTGGGCGGCGTACAGCGCGGTGCTGACCGGCCACCGGAACACCCCGGACGCGACGCCGGTCACCCGGGTCACCAACCCCGACGCCACCCCCGCCGACCGGGCCCTCCCGCAGGTCACCCGTGTCGACCTGGTGACCCTCGCCACGGCCACCTTCCCGCTGCTCCCCGAACCCCTCTGCCCCGCCTGCGTCTCCGAGGTCCCCGACACGGCGGAGGCCGCCCGGATGGCGCTCGCCGCCACCCCCAAACCGGCCCCCGACACCTACCGCGTCCGGACCCTCGACTCCTACCCCCTGCCGACCGCTGCGCTCGCCAACCCCGTGTGCGGGGCGCTCGGTTCGGACACCTGGATCAACCCCGCCTCGACCACCACCGCACCGGTCGCCGGGACCCACTTCGTGCGCGGCTACGCGGGCCTCAACGACGTCACCTGGAGCGGCCAGGCCAACCGGTACGCCACCAGCCGCACCCTCGCCCACCTGGAGGGCCTGGAGCGGTACGCGGGCACCCACCGCAGGCGCGGCACCTCCCCGGTCACCGACAGCTACACCACCCTCGCCGCGCAGTCCGGCACCCGGGTCCTGAACCCCGCCGACTGCGGCTTCTACGCCCCCGAGACGTACGCCTCCGACCACCTGGTCAGCCCCTTCGACCCGGACCGGGCCATCCCCTGGGTCTGGGGCCACTCGCTGCGCGACGACGCCCCGATCCTGGTCCCGGCCCGGCTCGCCCACTACAGCGCCGGGGTCGACGCCGACAACTTCGTCTTCGAGTGCTCCAACGGCTGTGCCACCGGCGGGAGTCTGGAGGAGGCCATCCTCTTCGGCCTCCTCGAACTGGTCGAGCGGGACGCCTTCCTCCTCGCCTGGTACGGCCGCGCCCGCCTCGCCGCCATCGACCTCACCACGGCCACCACGCCCGCCGTCCGCTCGATGCTCGACCGGGCCGCCCTGCACGGCTACGACGTGCACGCCTTCGATACGCGGATGGACCTGGCCGTCCCTGTCGTCACCGCCCTCGCGGTCCGGCGCGACGGCGGCCACGGCACGCTCTCCTTCAGCGCGGCGGCGGGCTTCGACCCGGCCGAGACGGTGGAGGCGGCCCTGTCCGAGGTCCTCACCTACATCCCGCACCTGCCCTACCAGGTGGCCGAGCGCCGCACCGAACTGGAGGAGATGGAAAGGGACTTCACCAAGGTGCTGCACCTGAAGGACCACGCCCAGCTCTACGGGCTGCCGTCGATGGTCCGGCACGCGGCGGAGTACCTGGAGCCCGTCGCCGTACTCCCGCTGGAGGAGGCGTTCGCCGACTGGGAGCCGCTGCGCCCGCGCACCGGCGACCTGCTGGACGATCTGCGGTGTCTGCGCGACCAGTTGACGGCGGCCGGGTACGACGTCATCGCCGTCGACCAGACCACCCCCGAGCAGCGCCGGATGGGCCTGCACACCGTCTCCACCACCGTCCCGGGCCTGCTCCCGCTCGACTTCGGCTGGAGCAGACAGCGGGCGCTGCGCATGCCCCGGCTGCGGACCGCGCTGCGGGCGGCCGGGCGGCGGGCCGACGACCTGCCGGAGGCGGAGGTCAAGGCCGTCCCGCACCCGTTCCCATGACCGCACCCGCACCCGGGACCGGGCCCGCGCCGCACCACGTACGGCAGCCCCCTCCGACCGACGGAGGGGGCTGGCGTGCGCGCGCCGGGAAGAGGGTGTCAGGCGCTGCAGGAGGTGGTGCTGGTGGTGCTGGAGCAGGTGGAGGTCGAGGAGCAGGACGTGGAACCGGCCAGCACGACCTCGGACGCGTCGGAGTAGTCCGAGATCTCGAAGGTCTCCGACTCCAGCTCCAGGATCTCGTCGGCGAGGGTGGTCAGCTCGGTCTTGGGGGCCATGGTGTTCTCCCTGGTCTCGTGGGGACCGGCCGGCCACTCCGGCCCGGTGTCCCCGTCCTGGACCCATTGGAGCGGCGGCCGCT is a genomic window containing:
- a CDS encoding TOMM precursor leader peptide-binding protein, coding for MPVETPVAAAPPVLGESTALFTELVRAGLARHGEAGAPPLDVQPLGVRDAFGAEDAPAGPALPVRYYGRHAVIGPFPTADPAGPSGPRLPCSRCLERRWQAVRSVPLREALELGSGTRAAGPSPYLTPFAAEAVAGLIAARLTGGGPETGAFPAVHLVDLQTLAVRHYPLVPDPECPVCATPEPDTDAAATITLKPAPKLRPGSFRVRDIGTYELPVEPYANPVCGSLGPSVVQDVSSTSTSATIGCFSMRSGPYLRETFWGGHADTFAESVRIGVLEGLERYAGMRSRAKRAQVHASLDDLRAEGRAAVDPRTVGLYSDAFHAANPLVLPFTSDREIPWVRGWSLRDERTVLVPEVLTYYHAPGLENRFVQESSNGCASGGALEEAVYFGLMEVVERDAFLLSWYGRAALPEIDPRTSRRPATRQMVDRLEMYGYEARFFDTRISFPIPVVTGVAVRPDGGLGRMCFGAGAGLDPEAALTGALCEIATDAVNLQGRTERDEERLRAMVYDFDKVAALHDHPLAYGIPEMGDHADFLLGTPGSVRQPPHSFEELYGDGPGARPVLPVSGDLSEDLRSCVGAVTAAGFDVVVVDQTMPEQRALGLTTVSVLVPGLLPIDFGWTRQRALRMPRLRTALREAGLRATDLTDADLNLAPHPFP
- a CDS encoding SagB family peptide dehydrogenase codes for the protein MGYAHEYADAIMHRGRVPMDPADFVPNWQDGPRKAKFYPGADSFPLPDAPYPADATLDRGLCTEGAPGEQSAEGEEFDLVTLSGMLRDSYGLTGRRLGVQANTDLSALPFYPLANWSRGSASGGGLYPVAVHWVSGPSGPVPPGVHYYSTRHHTMQRLLTGDVTGRVRSALGEGAPGAETDQYLVLSIKYWQNAFKYNSFSFHAVSMDLGACVQTWRMWAAARGLAVEPALWFDEERLAELLGVDPKEEGIFAVVPLKWAGCEGSPGHAPAAPVSVRRKDVERSRTVLTFDALLRMQAATSADATARPAPGALAPAAAHPVDPAAEEVELPPARPLETDVRTALRDRRSSFGRFDAQQPVTRPQLAACLAAAVAGSRLGGDTGDVRLAKLYVFVSHVEGVEPGSYAYDPERRSLRRVKEGRPGEFLQRNYFLANYNLEQAGAVLVPTVRTTAVLDAVGDRGYRLVNATIGAVAQSLYTAASAVDLGCGVALGFDNISYIEELGLDGTGEAPLLIMMIGNERPAPADFRYEIA
- a CDS encoding lantibiotic dehydratase, with translation MSLPTNASGLRPAFMVRVAGLPVESVHGLRCPDSRRWADEVLDESAQLALVAEKAGDRLHDLIGGSDDEPLRRALLKLRRDIFNNRLPAADAADALLSRVRALDPAAAATLADWLTGRRALDERRGAGAALLAAENGRSREALRELAGHERLRRALLLASPALDAQLDAYRRTAPAGGARPDKKQRKIERSLLSYVYRTACKTSPFSTFTGVALGSLTGTDGLRLRVDEEWRAQARLNVVALGRLADAVIADPARRADLPVAPASGWGRDDDRVRYVRRWVTAGDDDTAVTFDAVKDRLFFLRRSGTLDRLLGLFEERRGSVLRYGELVEWLARDQGAAREECEQYLGALLDVGMVQVPCLRTEVHDTDPLRAFQGALGGLERPWADRLADRLEGPARCVERFADASPEERRALLDTLRAQLRAVQEEELGAERAKVPQTLLYEDAAAGGRGPGAGVPGALGGAAGGPGGAGGPHASGGAGGPGASGGASAGVRTELDPAAWAELAAGPLAAVERVLPAFDLTLPQRITFEGFFLARYGRGGRCDDLLKLVHDFHEDFFDQYMTFTATRTPYGADGTYVPEVNWLGLDRLRALDTARRTFTARMTALWEGAGPEAAEVRVDDSFLAEVAGQLDRLAPDFAPMSHHLQIADRPGDPLVVLNRSYGGVSFPFSRFTQLFDGLDERLLADAETLVPEGAVLAEVTGGPVTSNLNLHGRLVPYEIVCPGERGTLEAGFRITLDDLFLVHDPEDDRLVLRSARLGREVIPVYLGYLVPLALPELPRTLLLLSPTSMAPLNVWGGVPEGAPDAGGVTTRPRVRHGSLVLSRRSWSAPATALPLHRAGAPEDGWFLDWHAFRREHGLPDRVFATVSDTGARGATGAKPQYLDFDSPLSLAAFEALIRTPEARVVFREALPDEDALHTVSGHGRHVAELAVETAVPARRRTP
- a CDS encoding lantibiotic dehydratase C-terminal domain-containing protein; this translates as MTLPTAPATKPGTTPGAWQATHVFYAANPRPFLLHCVRPLVAELEADGLLAGYFFINYWLEGPHVRLRLKPSSTGAEAEVARRTGQAVDAFLAERPALYEVDSGFLNDFYNTLFEIEFPGSERGHYMDGQGRMNLRPNNSRHREPYEPEFGKYGGPAGIELAEWHFRHSSDLVIDALATKNLHLRTVLLGTSAQLMMVMASTFLPDRDELTQYLDSYYEFWHRAFPGTGFIGTDEYDRNYARTADGLRDRFARVRAATAPPGSARSLPGSLAGWAEHCAELRDRARKLAVDGDLVFRSWDGERDERITDPEMALPLLLSPYMHMTNNRLHVTIRDEAYLSHVLGRVLKESA